Proteins found in one Candidatus Polarisedimenticolia bacterium genomic segment:
- a CDS encoding DUF190 domain-containing protein, with product MTLPQEGCLLRIFIGESDRHDGKPLYEWLVLKARESGLAGATVLRGLMGFGAHSRLHTFKIERLSLDLPIVIEIVDTREKLEAFMAAIDGMIPEGLATLERAEVRFYRSGKDGVESKS from the coding sequence ATGACCCTGCCCCAGGAAGGATGTCTTCTGCGGATTTTCATTGGCGAGAGTGACCGCCACGATGGCAAACCCCTCTACGAATGGCTGGTGCTGAAAGCGCGCGAAAGCGGGCTTGCCGGGGCCACGGTCCTTCGAGGCCTGATGGGATTCGGCGCGCACAGCCGCCTGCACACCTTCAAGATCGAGCGCCTGTCGCTGGATCTTCCCATCGTGATCGAAATCGTCGATACCCGCGAGAAGCTCGAGGCCTTCATGGCCGCGATCGACGGCATGATCCCGGAAGGGCTGGCCACGCTCGAGCGGGCCGAGGTGCGCTTTTACAGGAGCGGTAAGGACGGCGTTGAATCCAAGAGTTGA
- the crcB gene encoding fluoride efflux transporter CrcB has product MKLVLVGAGGFVGAILRYVISGWVQRLPFGETFPTGTLVVNVTGCLAIGVLSELAEARGVLTPEIRALLVVGVLGAYTTFSAFANESLNLFRDREAGLALLNVALSLGSCFIAVWAGRWAAHALWG; this is encoded by the coding sequence GTGAAGCTGGTTTTGGTAGGCGCCGGCGGATTCGTCGGGGCGATTCTCAGGTATGTCATCAGCGGCTGGGTCCAGCGGCTTCCCTTCGGGGAGACCTTTCCCACCGGGACGCTGGTCGTGAATGTGACCGGCTGCCTCGCCATCGGAGTTCTTTCGGAGCTGGCCGAGGCCCGAGGCGTCCTCACCCCCGAGATCCGGGCGCTGCTCGTGGTCGGAGTCCTCGGGGCCTATACGACCTTTTCCGCCTTTGCCAACGAGTCGCTGAATCTGTTTCGCGACCGGGAAGCCGGGCTCGCGCTCCTCAATGTCGCTCTGAGCCTCGGATCCTGTTTCATCGCGGTTTGGGCCGGCCGCTGGGCGGCCCATGCCCTTTGGGGGTGA
- a CDS encoding alpha/beta hydrolase: MIGLRKTGMLLVTIALIGMAWSSAIPDPTESPRAADAKAGRYATIGSLKMYYEIHGHGTPLVLLHGGGSTIESTYGRILPALAKAHQVIAVELQAHGHTRDIDRPLSFESDADDVDALLGQLRIEKADFMGFSNGGTTCLQIAIRHPQRVRKLVLASATYRRDGMQAGFFEGMQNASFEQMPQALKDAYLKASPDPQGLRRMFDRDVARMVAFKDIDDASIKAIQAPALVLNGDAEVVRAEHALQLSRMLPHARLAILPGGHGEYIGEIESPHKNSKLPALVVTLIEDFLAD; this comes from the coding sequence ATGATCGGATTGCGCAAGACGGGAATGCTGCTGGTGACGATCGCGCTTATCGGCATGGCATGGTCTTCGGCGATACCAGACCCCACCGAATCTCCGCGCGCGGCTGACGCCAAGGCCGGCCGCTACGCGACCATCGGCAGCCTGAAGATGTACTACGAGATTCACGGTCACGGCACGCCCCTCGTCCTGCTGCATGGCGGAGGCTCGACGATCGAATCCACCTACGGGCGCATCCTGCCGGCGCTGGCGAAGGCGCACCAGGTGATCGCGGTGGAGCTCCAGGCGCATGGCCACACGCGGGACATCGACCGTCCCCTCAGCTTCGAGTCGGATGCCGACGACGTAGACGCGCTCCTCGGCCAGCTGCGTATCGAGAAGGCCGACTTCATGGGCTTCAGCAACGGCGGCACGACCTGTCTGCAGATCGCCATCCGCCATCCGCAGCGGGTGCGCAAGCTGGTGCTGGCCTCCGCCACCTATCGGCGCGACGGCATGCAGGCCGGCTTCTTCGAGGGGATGCAGAACGCCAGCTTCGAGCAGATGCCACAGGCCCTCAAGGACGCCTACCTGAAGGCGAGCCCCGATCCGCAGGGACTCCGGAGGATGTTCGATCGCGACGTCGCCAGGATGGTGGCGTTCAAGGACATCGACGACGCGAGCATCAAGGCCATCCAGGCGCCGGCGCTGGTCCTCAACGGCGATGCGGAAGTGGTGCGCGCCGAGCACGCTCTGCAGCTCTCGCGCATGCTGCCGCACGCCAGGCTCGCCATCCTGCCGGGCGGCCACGGCGAGTACATCGGCGAGATCGAGTCGCCGCACAAGAACAGCAAGCTGCCGGCGCTGGTCGTCACCCTGATCGAGGACTTCCTCGCAGACTGA